A segment of the Lycium ferocissimum isolate CSIRO_LF1 chromosome 5, AGI_CSIRO_Lferr_CH_V1, whole genome shotgun sequence genome:
GTGGAAATGATCAATCTGGAAATGAAGATTCACTTATATATTTAGCTTTATTTTCTGGTTGTGATCCCGTAAGACTTGAGGTTGCCTCTAAAGATTTGAAATGGCAGAAAGCAATGGATGTTGAGATTGCAGCAATTGAAAAGAACAGTACTTAGGAGCTTACTGATCTTCTAAAAGGGCAAAAAGTGATTGGAGTCAAATGGGTTTATAAAACCAAACTCAATGAATCTGGTGAAGTTGACAAGTACAAGGCGCGCTTGGTGGTAAAAGGATACAAGCAAAAATATGGTGTTGATTACAATGAGGTCTTTGCTCCGGTAGTCAGACTTGATACCATCAGATTGGTGTTGTCATTGGCAGCTCAAAACAACTGGCCAATTTATCAACTGGATGTAAAATCGGCCTTCCTACATGGAGAGTTGCAAAAGCATGTATATGTTGATCAACCACCTGGTTATGTGAAGCATGGAAGTGAGCGTAAAGTTTATAGATTGAAAAAGGGATTATATGGGCTAAAACAAGCTCCCCGAGCTTGGTATAGCCGCATTGATGCTTATTTCAATACGGAGAACTTTAAAAAATGTCCATATGAGCAAAcattttatacaaaaattaaagatgggAAGCTAGTTATTGTATGCTTATATGTAGATGATTTGATTTATACTGGAACTGATCCCTCATCACTTGAAAAATTTAAGCAATCTATGATGACTGAGTTTGATATGTCCGATCTTGGCTTGATGCATTATTTTCTGGGCATTGAAGTTAAGCAATCTGCTagtgaaatttttatttcacaAAAGAAATATGTCCAGGAAACTTGAGAGAGGTTTGGAATGCAAGGTTGCAATTCTGTCACGACACCATCAGAGTTGGGACTGAAGTTGGAAAAGAATCCTATGGGAAAGCAGATTGACAACACCTTTTCAAGCAAATCATGGGATGTTTGATGTATCTAACAGTCACTAGACCTGACATAATGTATTCTGTTAGTCTTGTTAGCAGGTACATGGAGCACCCAAAAGAGACTCATTTGCTTGCTGCTAAAAGAATTCTCAGGTATTTGCAAGGTACCTATGATTATGGTATTTTATACAAGAAAGAAGGTAAGTCAGAGTTAATTGGCTTTACGAATAGTGATTTTCTTTGGAGATAAAGAAGACAGGAAAAGCACTTCGGGTTATGTGTTTATGCTTAGATTTGGCGTTGTATCATAGTGCTCCAAGAAGCAACCAATTGTTACGTTATCCACCACAAAAGCAGAGTTTTTAGTTGCAACTGTGTGTGCTACTCAAGCAATTTGGTTGAAGAAGGTATTGGCTGAGCTTCATTTTCAGCAACAAGAACCAATTCTGATTTCTTTGTGATAATGGTTCAGCAATTAAGCTTTCAAAGAATCCGGTATTGCACGGGAGGAGCAAACACATAGATGTCAAATTTCACTTTCTGAGAGATCTCACGAAGGGGAAAGTTATTGATGTTGTCTACTGTAGAAGTGAGGATCAAGCAGCTGATATCTTTACTAAGTCGCTCAAACTATCAACATTCAGAGAGTTAAGGAAGCTATTTGGAGTTTGCACTTTAAGGGAAAGCTATTGTGAATGATGTTATTAAGCTGAAAGTCGTAGACATATCAGTTTAAGGGAGGGTTTgttagatattttaactaattaGGTTAGTTTtcgttttctttgttttatggGTATGTGGCCTATTTCCAAGCTATTGGAATCGTGTAGTTATTGGACTAAGTAGGTTTGTTTTAATTTCTCTTATGGCTTAGTGGGTGAGATTATGTAGGATGTgtattgcctttataaatggCTAGCTTTATTATTTCAGTTATTAAGATAAGTATTTTACCTCCCAAAAAGCTTTGCGTGTTCATCTTGTTTACTTCCCAGATTTCTAATAAAATCTAAATAACACTGATAATCAGAAAACATGGGATAAAGAAACCTCACCTAATAGTTCTACAAGCAACGCATCTAAACTGAGCAGAGAAAAGAGTGAAAAGACGAAGCAAAACAAGGgaaggctatcaaaatacgAAGAGATAACTAAACTAATGGGTGTTTGTTTAGTTTGTTATCTTTTCATATGTGTTTGTTTAAGGCTCAATCTTGAGTAGACAATTATGGATGGTTGAATATACATTCTTAAAGAATTGTTAAACTATGATTTTTAAATTACTTAATATGCTTGGGTGTGTTCTTTGAATGTGGTGTAAGTTGTTTCTTTTGAAAAGTCATTTTTACAAATATCGCATTTAAATGCATCAATCTTACAGCCTTAGCCTTGACTATcctgttacctttctttgaagTTGCATGTTCTTAAACACGAGATAACTaaactaatataaaatataagagATGAAAACTTACAAAGTAAactaacaatttaattttacaaaaaatgagCTTGGACGACTCAACTATACCTATTAGGGGGTCAGTCGGTTCGCTCTGATAACTAGCTCAGACCTAATATTTTTTGGCCCAACTCGACCCCTTAACAAGAATAGTTGAGACTTTTCGACACATTTGGGATgggaaagaataaataaatatcaaAGTTGTCTTTGCTCTATTGACATGCATGAATATCAAATGTTGAACCCTTCATGTGACCTAGATATTGAACTCTTAAGGGATAGTGATTTCTTTGTTCATCCTCAATTTTGGTTTCTGCCTCTCTGTGTGACTCATGATGATCTTTTAGACTATTGGCACCATACTCGGTATGCATCTCCATCAACCACTAATGGCCGGTCACtgattgttgattatgattttgTCATGAGATAGGTACCAAAAGGATGGGATAGGCTATCTCTGATGGTGGATGCTTTATTAGCAAAGTATGAAcctaatttatcttattttgatgAGCTGATAATACCCAGTTACACCAGTGTTCATATTTTGTCTTTTTTCCTGTATGTGCTTATGTGAATATACTATACTAAACTTTCCTTTAATTTATTGATACACTAACACTTTTTTTTGGGGCTTCGTGGCTTGTTTTTTTACTGTACTTCGAAATTCAATCTCCAGAAATTATACTAGCTCGTTCAATTAACAAATACAACCACGAGAGGATAAGCAAATTACATTGTCCAATTAGAGATATTGTAGGCAATTAATTGAATAGAGTAAGAATTAAATCAAACAGGCCGGAGATATAACAGTTCAGACTTTATGTCGAACACTTTGCAGATCAAATAAACTTACTCTTCTTCAAAATATATCTAACACTCGTTACCGAAAATTTCATTAAAAAGTTTTTCCAAATGTTGTTTAAAAAGTTCATTTTACGGTCTTTTAAACAACATATCTGAAGGTTCTAGATATAAAAAACATTTAAATACATAATCAGTTAAATAAGTTAACAAATGTCACCTTGATTTCTGAGATTTGTCGATTCCTCTTTTGGCTGCGCGAATTCCGGTGGAAAGGGTTTATGAATTGTCAAACCCCTaagtggtcgtttggtgcatggccaAATTATACCGGGACTATAAttacgggactaatttatcccatatcttgggactattttataccatctaggagatggtataaaatagtccAAGGATAAGTGGTGTAAGAAAGTATATCTCAGCTTATATCATGGGATGCAgtttatactttgtttggtacaaggtataaatttatcccagaataaatttataccttctaccaaacatgatataaaaattagtgctgggatatcccagcttataccttctaccaaatgACTCCTAAGAGTTTGTTGTTAAGCTTTTTTGCGTGGAATGGCcttcttttgggtggtctttaatttttgtccctcaagttGGTGGTCTATAATATTTGCTCTTTGCTTAACACTCAGAGATCCTTGATTCGAATTTTGGCTTagtcaaataaataaataaatttgtaaGGCATAAATTGAGATTTGCAGGGCAGAATGTGGGATTCGCAATGCCTAAGTTAGGGTCAGTTTATGCGTTAAGGCAAATGTTTGTCTTTAAGGtaaatttttttcctaaaattaggccttaaggcaaatttTTACTCAAAGTTAGGTCTTAAGATaaatttttacccaaaattaggtcttaagacaaatttttacccaaaattaggccttacaGCAAACCACTGTCTTAAGGCTTAACTTTGGtccaaagttaggccttaaggcagaggtttgcaaaatttcaggattttttttgccttaaggctGAGTTTAAAATCCAATTTATGTCTTGCGAaattttttgtagtttttggtAGCGGGATCCGAACCCAGAACTAAGGGGTTTTAACCGaacggcaaaaattaaagaccactgatttgagggactaaaattaaaaaccacccccAGCGAATGCAAATTGCCCTTTTTGTTAAACGGGTGGGCCTACTTTTTTGGTTGGGCCCTACTCAATATAATGTGAGGGGAAATAGCTAGTTAATTGGCAATAGAATAATAATGCAAATAATGTTTAAGGACAGGTAGAGAAACCATATTTGTAGGATGAAAAATTGCAATTTACGGATTATTGTATTTACAAATATGTAGTCAAATGATCTCTCATATCATTAAATATATTCCATCAACTTCATAATCAATGACTTTGAAAAAAAGGTTGTTTTAATTTGGTTAGGTTCTTGGTAGTGTATTTCTTTTATCATTAATTGTAATACCAAAAACACTTAAATTTATGATCTGGAACTCTGCCTAAAGGACAATATTCCTGTGTATAATGGAATCAAATGGACCAAACAGTCTTAAATTTATGATCTGGAACTCCGTTTGGTTTTTAAAAtctaaaaccaaatcaaatgaGACCGAGCCGGTTTCAATTTATTAAGTCGGTTTGACTCAATTTACCGGTTCAGATCGATATTTCGGTCTCCTTTGAACTCCCCTCCCCAAAATGTTTAGAACCTAATCCTTTCACCTTGGGAGTCTCTAATACCTGTATATTCATTCCGTCATTTCgctcataaaaagaaaagaaattgtttCGTCAGCTTAggacctttttttttgggttttcgtAGCTCAACAAATCGTATctcaaataaaaatcatagttttttttttttttttttttccaaacatcATCCGCATGTAAACTCAACAACTTAATGAGGGATAGTTGGGTAGGATGTATTAGAGAACATGCATGCATTGCTTTTGTGTATTATTAATTTCTTGTTTGGTGCACTTTCTCAACTTATTCATAGCTAACAAGCATTAGTTATACACTTTATTTGGTATTATCAtatgtataactaatacataGCAAATCATGGTATTAGCAATGCCAAGACTATTAATACATGCATTAAGTATATTTGAAGACAAAATTgtacttaaaaaaaatgagtaatttgCAGAGGTTTTAGCCTCTTCTAGCAACTAGTGGAAGCTAAAACCTCCGCGAATTGTAACTTttaacctccgcaaattacgcATTTTTTTGTATGCAGGGGCGTATCTAGCATGGTAAGTtgggattcaattgaacccctaactttcGACGCGAAGCGTAAACTTAGgtgtaaaaattattaaaactgTAATAACCAGTATTGTTAAAAACAATTAGCGTAAAAATAGGATTGAGGCTTCGTGGACTGGGTTAGTGCGGGCGGGTAGGGGTTGGGGCGTGAATTGGATTGAAGTTTTACCTTAACTCCCACATCGGTGAATAACAtaacaactttttcttttataatcttGTGATTGGGACAAGAAAATAGTCGATACCAATATAATAAGTTCCTAATTAATGGAGTAACAAAGTTCTTTGTTCTAGATGTTTATGTTTCAAACACGTACGTAAGTACCATTCCAAGTTGAAGGAATGTTCTCTTGGATTTTCTTGGTAACTTTAACATGCAAGAAAATGTAGTGCAAGctctaaaaaatttaattatttgaaaATCGTATTGGATCCGTTGTTTCATTGCGTAGAaatgttttatttaaaaaagtaaaagaatcATCCCGTTCGTTTTAGAAAAGAGATCGTAgctagcttcttttttttaaatacgtacactaaaaaccaaaaaatcttATCAAACCagaattttttgtattttggttTCAGCTTTTTGTTATATTCGGTTGGTATACGGTAAATGTTTTATAGTTTTTGTTCTTGGTTCGTTACTCGATTTGAGTAGGTGGTATTTCGATATAGTTTTTGTTGATTTGCATATTTGggcttcatttcattttctaagAGATGAGCTGAATGCAgttaatttttgttttctcaTTAACAAACTATCTGGTTTCCAGTTACAAATTTCGGCACAGTTTCCTTGTGGTTTTATTCATTATTACTGGTTGTTTAGTTAGTTGATTTGAAGTGGATTTAACATATACAATTACTAATCCAAGGACAATGTAAGTTTAGAAAAAGTGATTTAGTAAACCGGAGTTTAATAGAGGTATTAATTTGCTTCTTAAAAAGTTCAATTTATCTTCCAAATGTCTCTATATTTTTTAGTAAGgagatttaaaatataaaaaagtacaGGAAATTCACTGTAGGGGAAAATTTATTTCCTAGATTTGCTGGTCACATTAGAAGTTTGGATTGCTATCCTGCGGCAACGTAGCAATAGTAGAAGGGGTACAGTGAAAGAGGCATGTtgatttgtgtgtgtatatatatatatatatatatatatatatatatatatatatatatatatatatatatatatatatatatatatatatatatataagggtgaTTCGGATGAAACCCTTGCGCCCcaataaatatacaattaatGCTCATTCTTCAGAATAATAATACTAGAAAAAATTACCTGATGTAACATTATGCTCCCTAATTACTCTTTATAGTAgtacttttaaataattataaaacatTGCGAGATTATACATTTTACAGCAGcacttatacatgtatccctGATTTATAAGCATGATTATTCGTCTGTATTTCAATCACGTAGGTAACTTCTttcaaaaagagagagagatagtATATGAGCAATAGCTAGACAATTTAATATCCGAGGTGTTGTCTATTTATAGTGTAGTGCGactctaatatttattttcggATACAGAAAGATAAGATTTATAAAATTGAACCAAGACAATTAAAATTGTTTACAATTGCTAAGACCACGATGCTGCAAACTCCAATGCCTTTCTTTACTCGTGAATGCTCTCACTTATTCACTACTAGTTAATCTTTCTAAGAAGATGACTAGTTTTGATTTCAACATAGCATAATGACTGAATTTTTCACTTCTTCCATAGACGACTATTTGTTCATTTCGTTGTCTATGCTATTTTGATATGAGCCTGGATTGCATGTTAGGATTTGATATCTGGTTTACGAGGTACAGTGCCTTTCTAAATACTCACTCTGAGCCATTTTTGCCGATAATACCGTGTGTAAGAAGTTTTTTCCTGTCCACTAGGACTAGTCCAAGATGTGCTAGATCGATACGAGGGAGGCTGGACAACCTTCGCCCTCTCtttaataaagtaaatagaAAGATATAGTTGATTAAATAGAAAGATATAGTTGAGACTGATAGAGATTAAGTATATCATCTAAAAAAAGTAAATAGTGTATCTAGTCGGCTAGTTGAGTAAAGATCTCCAattaatttgatatatattcctTTGCAAGTAATTAGTACAAAATAAAACCGTCAACTCATCCAGCACAGGTAAATTGCCTATTTGCAAAGGGGCAAATTGAAAACAAtcattaaaatgaaataaaaaagaccgtttaaaaaaaaattaagaacttTAGTTAATAGTTGCTTTGATCTTTATCACCATCAGTCTCcaaattatcatcatcattggtATCAGGTTCATCACACATGAGAGTTGTGTAGTAGAAAGGGCTAAGCACATATTTGAGCAAGTCTCGGTAAACGACCGCCGGATGGTGGAGCTTTATGCCTGATTTTCCTCCAGCAAAGTCAGTGGCAATGTTGCAAACAGGGTCAGGTGAAGAAACCAATCTCACAAAGCAATTTTGTGGCTTAATTGTTTTGCCATGACAGGTCCTATTGACAATTAAGTCAAAAATTCCAGCTTCATCTGTGAGGTCACTTCCGTAGTACATCACTCTTCTCCTCTCATCCAGGCATGTCAGAGATACCACACTACCTGCATAAGAGTCGAAGCGAATTCAAGATTTAGAATCAATGAGTTTAAAACAAATGTGATttgtaatatatatgtatgataagtGTGACAGACGGTTTGAGCTAAATTCGAATGGGTCAACATGGGTTGAGTTTATAAGTAGATTATTGTCTGCCGCTGCCCAAAAGTTTAAGAAGAAGTCACACAGTTGGctactcagtcaaaaatttttaTGGCCTCTTGCCAGCGTACATATTATACATCTGCCGACAATTCTTTTGAGTGGACAACTATTTAAGTTAATTTCTCAAAGTTTAATAGgttaaaatgagttaaacaatTGGTCATAATACAACTTGTACAACTTTTACAgaattttaattactttttttttccttgtaatTTGTCTAggtactaaataaaataataaaactttcttcttctttattatagcaatataaaacatatcgaacgataaaagttttttttatttaaatatattaacaagattgatttatttaaatatattaacAAGATTCCTCATGAGTCAATTTATGCTATATGTTTAGCCCAAATCAACCAAACTTTTAAATGAGCCAAATTTGAATGGGTCAGCATAGATGGAAttaagggcaatttgcaggattgtccttcgccgggggtgatctttaatttttgtccctcaaaatgatggtctttaacttttgcccttcaggcagaatttcgctgcaaggcagaatttgcatgagCAGAATTCTGTCTTgcgaatatatttttttttattactgagctggggttcgaaccaacaacctcggggtattaggcgaaagacaaaacttaaagaccaccaatttgaagggcaaaatttaaagacaacctcaaatgaagggcaatccgcgcaaaaaaaaaaaaagaaaaaaaaaagtaggatTAACAAATGTGACCTACCTGAACTTAACCTGATTGGGCGGGTCATATTTTCATGAGCTAAGGTTGCCCATGACCCGCCCAAACTTAGCCATCTATCATATTCTCACGAGCTAATTTCGCTATCTCTAATATTAtgcattttaaaaatttttgcaCATGTATGCTATAGTTAACTAGTAAGTTATATTGATGCAAATCATAATATAGATAATTTCTCCTCTCGATCATGTAGAGGGTTTACCCGTGGTGGATTCAAGAATTGAATTTTGAGTTGCATGAACATTATATATAGGGATGGCAAGCCGCGCGGGGCGCTGCAGTTGCGAGGCTAACCCGCTTGAATCCAAGAAGAGTTTAACTCGCCCGcataaaatagtttgacaatTTCAAGCCCCGCCCCTCATAGGccgtgtaaaaaaaaataatgtagaTAAAGTGAGATATACATTTGGACCTACTCTTTTAATTCAGAACTCACAACGTCTAAATTCTGATTCTGTCACAGTAAATTACATACCTTTGATAGCTTTGGCACCATCAACCCATTCATTCCATCCCTGAGTACAATCTTGACAGAGAACTTTCCCAGTAATATGCATAACATCCATTCCTTCTGAGGCTTCAATGAAATTAGAAAACACCAATATCAGTGAAGCTGCAGCCACAACCATGAAAATAGccttcatattcatatttctcTCTTAATTTCTCCAAGGAATATTTGTTCAAAGATAGAAGATAAcatgtttatgaatttatagatatatatatatatatatatatatatatctgtgtgtgtgtgtgtgtactaGTCATTGTACTTTATTTCGAAGTATTTTTGAATAAGAGTTATGTGTGTCATGGAGGGTCACTACGTATGACGTGCAAACCATAATTTTGCATTACACCCAAAGGCCTCTATGTGAGTAgaatattaatttaataatttgacaTTTCAGATTatatgacattatttttttattagtagGTTCCAATATAGTaataacacatttctatatttcaaaataattttattttaaacttttcattttatctttaatgagAAGCTCATATAGCTATACAAATAGTATATCATATAATCAGAGGCGAGCTAGAGTGTAGGCTACGAGTTCAACCGAATAAAGTAGCTCTGGAAGGTCCATCTTACCTGTATTTGTCTTAAGAAATTCATTGAAaatttacaaattattaatttagaacccaaTAATTTAAACTAACTAGAACTCATAAGCCTCAAATCTTGGCTCCGCCACAGCTCATGCGTGTTTGataccacaagtttcaaaagtcttataatcATACAATTTTATAGCAAAGTTAAAACAACAAGGTTCAAAAGTCAAcccttatttttcaaattttatgtcaaatcaaattatatcacataaattaaaacggatgGAGTacctaaaataaattatttgtttCTCCATGTATACTTAGATAATGTCTCTTAGGTATTTGGTCTGGAAAGAGAGCAGTTTCTGATTTTTCCGATTCAGCAgtataatgatttttatttgattataaTCTGGGTAATCGataccacaaaaaaaaaaaaagaaaaaaaaaaagggaaaatgaaatcatgagtGACTCTCACGATCTTAGTCAACCTTTATTTATTTCGTTGAACATGATAAGGGGAGCTTAAGGCTTGTGGTTCTAGATGATTGGTTTCAAAATTTTAGATGAAATAGTTTAACTTAAACAAAGAATGTTCTCTTATAAGTAACATCTTAAATAATGATTCTTAGTCCTTGAATTTTTCTCTCATTGAAGGATAAAACCAAAATTTGAAACGACGAAGACGCTAAACTGcaaattaaaagtaaaaacaaTTTCTATGTGCCGATTTACATgtcatacttttctttttagttggtcttgaaaaatgtcattctttctgATTAAGAAATAATCtaactttt
Coding sequences within it:
- the LOC132058548 gene encoding pistil-specific extensin-like protein → MNMKAIFMVVAAASLILVFSNFIEASEGMDVMHITGKVLCQDCTQGWNEWVDGAKAIKGSVVSLTCLDERRRVMYYGSDLTDEAGIFDLIVNRTCHGKTIKPQNCFVRLVSSPDPVCNIATDFAGGKSGIKLHHPAVVYRDLLKYVLSPFYYTTLMCDEPDTNDDDNLETDGDKDQSNY